One window of the Betta splendens chromosome 21, fBetSpl5.4, whole genome shotgun sequence genome contains the following:
- the spopla gene encoding speckle-type POZ protein-like A — translation MSRVPTPPPPGEMSSGPVAESWCYTQVKVVKFSYMWTINNFSFCREEMGEVLKSSTFSSGPNDKMKWCLRVNPKGLDDESKDYLSLYLLLVSCPKSEVRAKFKFSLLNAKREETKAMESQRAYRFVQGKDWGFKKFIRRDFLLDEANGLLPDDKLTLFCEVSVVQDSVNISGQSNMNMLKVPECQLSDDLGNLWECSRFTDCSLYVGGQEFKAHKSILAARSPVFNAMFEHEMEESKKNRVDISDVDPEVFKEMMGFIYTGKAPNLEKMADNLLAAADKYALERLKVMCEEALCNSLSVENVADTLILADLHSAEQLKAQAIDFINRCSVLRQLGCKDGKNWNSNHATDIMETAGWKSMIQSHPHLVAEAFRALASAQCPPFGLPRKRLKQS, via the exons ATGTCACGGGTTccgacccctcctcctcctggggaGATGTCAAGTGGACCTGTGGCAGAGAGCTGGTGTTACACACAG GTCAAAGTAGTGAAGTTTTCCTACATGTGGACCATAAACAACTTCAGTTTTTGCAGAGAAGAAATGGGAGAAGTGCTAAAGAGCTCAACCTTCTCCTCTGGTCCTAATGACAAAATGAAATG GTGTCTGCGAGTTAATCCAAAGGGACTTGATGATGAAAGCAAAGATTATCTATCATTGTATTTGCTTCTTGTTAGTTGTCCAAAAAGTGAAGTAAGAGCAAAGTTCAAGTTTTCTTTATTGAATGCTAAACGAGAGGAGACAAAAGCAATGG AAAGCCAAAGAGCATATAGATTTGTCCAAGGTAAAGACTGGGGTTTCAAAAAATTCATAAGGAGAGATTTCCTCCTGGATGAAGCAAACGGGCTCCTACCAGATGACAAGCTTACCCTGTTCTGTGAG GTAAGTGTTGTCCAGGACTCCGTTAACATTTCGGGACAGTCAAACATGAACATGCTGAAGGTACCGGAGTGTCAGCTCTCTGATGACCTGGGAAACCTGTGGGAGTGTTCACGCTTCACAGACTGCAGCCTCTATGTGGGAGGACAGGAGTTCAAAGCCCATAAATCCATCCTTGCGG caaGGTCACCAGTCTTCAATGCAATGTTTGAACATGAAATGGAAGAAAGTAAAAAG AACCGTGTTGACATAAGTGACGTAGACCCAGAAGTCTTTAAGGAAATGATGGGCTTCATCTATACAGGAAAGGCCCCAAATCTGGAAAAGATGGCAGATAATTTGCTGGCAGCTGCAGATAAA tATGCTCTAGAGCGTTTAAAGGTCATGTGTGAAGAGGCGTTGTGCAACAGCCTTTCAGTTGAGAATGTGGCCGACACCCTTATCCTTGCAGACTTGCACAGTGCCGAGCAGCTCAAAGCACAAGCCATAGATTTTATCAACAG GTGCAGTGTCCTGAGACAGCTGGGCTGTAAAGATGGAAAGAACTGGAATAGCAA TCATGCTACAGATATAATGGAGACTGCAGGCTGGAAGTCAATGATCCAATCCCATCCTCACTTGGTAGCAGAGGCCTTCCGCGCTCTGGCTTCAGCACAGTGCCCACCCTTTGGTCTTCCCAGAAAGCGTCTAAAACAGTCCTGA